GGGGGTCCTCGCTGCTGCTCCCCTGTTTTGGGAGGGTCCCGGCTGCTCCCCGACCCCATTTTTGAGGTCTCACTCCAAAAAACTTTGGGgtctcctccttcccccccctcccGCCACGTTCTGGGATCTCACCCCCAGTTTGGGGATTTGTCCCCGTTTTGGGGTCTCACCTTGTTCTTCTCGTAGACAGGTGGGAGGGTGAAggccagcagctcagctgtgggaTGAGAAATGGGGTCAGCACCCACTTAGGGTGGGGTGGGGACACGGACACGGCGCCCTAACGAAATACAGCTTGTTAATTTGGGGAGGGGGTCTTACCAAGGATGAGGAGGGTGATGCCGTTGAAGACAGCTCCCACGTAGGTCATCAGCCACATGGCCACGGCCAGCTGGGGACAGATTGGGGACAGTGAGGTTGTAGGGCCTTTCGGG
The window above is part of the Meleagris gallopavo isolate NT-WF06-2002-E0010 breed Aviagen turkey brand Nicholas breeding stock unplaced genomic scaffold, Turkey_5.1 ChrUn_random_7180001931078, whole genome shotgun sequence genome. Proteins encoded here:
- the LOC104916701 gene encoding reticulon-3-like, whose protein sequence is MAHVNHALRLLLRLFLVEDLVDSLKLAVAMWLMTYVGAVFNGITLLILAELLAFTLPPVYEKNKVRPQNGDKSPNWG